TGTAttgagaaaatgtttctttggaagaaaataaataagataatttcatttttttaaaaatatggtaatattaataataataataataataataataatatacttttttttttttttaaagtaaaactatttttaaaactgTAAATTTGGTAGATGTAATTAAgatttaatggagaaaaaagttGCTGGAGAAGAAAAATGGTTATTGTATAAGAATAGGCAATTTCTATCCTTTTTGAGGaggaaacaaaaaccaaaaatacatttggagaAAATAGTCCATTTTGAAGACAATTCAATGAGCACTTTTGCGGCTCTATCCAAGGGCGCCGTCGCTCCCCATATTCCTTTCCAATGCTACATTGAGCAAGGACAAGCGCGACCGCTTGAGTGGATTTAACCCGCTCAAAGTCCAAACAAGGGAAAGGCTTTGGTTTCAACCAGTCTGCTGTTTTATTTGCATCTGTTTGGTTCCACAGAAAACGCCGAGGAAACTTTCACGAAGGCTCCTTCGCAGAGGAAAATGTGGAAACGGGAACAATGAAATCCGACTGGGAGGCATCCACACGTGCTACTGTAACTGGAAAAGTTGTGAAGAGTTCCTTAGCTGCATTCACACAGGAAACTGTGAGCTGCACTACGGCCAAAAAAGGTTGACGTTTCTGGATCAAGCTAAAATGCGCTTTAAGCGTTAACCGGGTCAATTTTGGATTGACCTTTTGAATGTCCGATTGTTTGAGTACTTTTTGCCCAAGGTGCAAAATGCATTTGCAAGGACGTCTACTTgtgtgcctttctgtgactcttccagtctctgtcTCGCAACCTGCCGATGACACTCgaaaccaggggtgtccaaaccttCGTTGCATTCAGAAAAATGGAACGGTGCAAGGGCCACTATAAAATAACTTTCATTTAGGTATTCAACACACTCAAAGCAATCCGTCAAGCAATTACACGTTGTTCGGATATGTTTTTGCAAAACTGCCAAGTCACAGTTTTGTGTTAGGGGTGATCAAGCAAACGGTTGagggtttttttggggtgcaGATTCGCCAATGCGCAGAGCAGCAGCTGACTGTCATCTTTTACGAGAGTAACTTGTAGTCAAGCTGACACATTTGAACCATCCCGCTCATTAACGGGATATGTTTACAAACTGAAACTTGATGCGGAGCAGGAAGcggaggaaaacatttttgcttgtgaaatGAACTTGATTCACCGTCATGGAGAAATTTGATTGCTTTGTCTCTGGAAAAACGATACGAAACCAATTCATCCGTAACGCTAATAGTTGTGGTTGTCAGGGGCGTCGTACgtggagaatgtttttttttttgtaaatgcgCAATGTTATTTGGAGTATATGCCGGGGGGCaggccgcaaatggcccccgggccgtagtttggacaccgCCGGCTCGCAGGTTTCGCTCCGGACCCGGCCCGAGTCCATTGGGTTACGAGCCTAATCACGGGAGGAAGTCAACTCCTAAGGCAAGGCACGTGCGCGGTCCGGTCCGTCCCCGCTTTCTCCGGCTCCGCAGCGCCCCCCGTGGCCGCGGGCCTACATCGCGAGCCGTTTACCTGTTGATGATGCCTTTGATCTGCGAGTCTTTCTCCAGCTGCTGCTGGCGCAGGCGCCGCTCGCTGTCCTCCAGCCGGTTCTGGTACTGGAGCAGGATCTTGTTGGTCTGCTGCTCCTGCGTCAGCATGCGGCGCTCGTACTCCTCCAGCTTCTTGTGCGACATCACCAGACGCTCCTTCAGGCAGTTGATCTCCTCCTCGTACTCGCGCACCTGCCGGACGACGGCAACTCTTTTTATGCACGACAACCTCACTCTCATCGGCTGACGCACACGTCACTCATCGCCCACCTTTTGAAAGGGAAGTAAACCtacaattgctttttttctttgtgcaaGAATACGTCGGATGCGTGTGGAGCAAGAATAACAGACTACAGTAAACAGCTTTGACAGCACCAAAATTACGACAATGTAGTTTGATATACTTGagtgcaccaaaaaaaaaagaatcctctGACAGACTGGAACTCACcaaaaaccaaaagaaaaagtgctCTGACTGCACCATAAATCGACATCCCATAAATCTGCTCTGACAGCAGCACAATGAAAACGATGCGGTTTGATGGATTTGAGCGCAGCGACAACAAACAGAAATGCGATCTGGCAGCACCAAAGGGCGACGAGAAGGCGGGCACGGCGAGACCCACCCTGTCCATGCGCGACTCGTCCATGCTCTTGGAGTACTCCTTGAGCTTGAAGTCCTCGCGGTCGATTCTCGAGCTCTCGATGTCGGCGGACAGGTGCGGCATGTTGGACACCCAGGCCACCGTCCGCTCATTGGCCGGCGTCGGCGGGTTGAGGCTCGAAGGCGCCTGCGAGCCCTGCGAGGAGAGACAACGTCAACGCCGGGAGCGGGAACCCGCGGAGGACATCCGATTATCTGCGAGAGACGAGCCGCAACGGCTGCGTGAACGTCGGTTCTGTCTGAGAGGGGCGAGCAAGTGAATCGGTTTGCCGCATTTGCCGCTACATTTTTAGTCGCTAACGTCGATCCGCTACGCATCTAATTATGTGAACGCGCAAAGCCGCGCCGGCCGCTGGAACGCGCACAGGATGGGCTTTTTGACGCAGAACCCCGCAAAATTTGCCAACTTCAGAGGTTGTGTCAGGTGGATCTGACCCGGGTGTTTGCCGCCTATCAGAGGCGGAAGTTGTGTTGAAAGGATATATCGTCACACATCTCATTATGTGAATGTGTGACGCCGCAACGGCCGTGTGAACACACATTTCGGTGAGCTGCAAGTCGCAGGAACGTGTGATCATCGCTTTACTGGTAACAAAATCATTGGCTTTCCAATGTTTTGACTGCAAACCTACTGCGTTGGAGGTTTAGCGCAATTACTTCTGCGGCACCTTCGTCATGAAGAACCTTTTGATTCAAGGGCGAAAGGTTTCTGgaagttttgggttttttttttttttctgtgattaTTTCAGAAGTGGAATTTGTGTCTTCCTATGGGCTCaccgcctgtgggaggggccataggggtcccccggtggcaaggccccgggggtgaatgagattcgcccggagttcctaaaggctctggatgttgcggGGCCGTCCTgcttgacacgcctctgcaacatcgcgtggacatcggggacagtgcctctggattggcagactggggtggtgacgcggagggtgtgttccaactacagggggatcccactcctcagcttccctggtaaggtctattcaggggtgctggagaggagggtccgtcgggaagtcgaatctcagattcaggaggagtagtgtggttttcgtcctggtcgtggaacagtggaccagctctacacccttggcagggtcctcgatggtgtagagtttggtccgcatatctggcagtaagtcggactcgttcccggtgagggttggactccgccaaggctgccctttgtcaccaattctgttcataacttttggacagaatttcaaggcgcagccaaggcgtagagggggtccggtttggtggcctcagtattgcagatgatgtggttctgttggctacatcaagccgtgacctccaactctcactggagcggttcacagccgtaTCTTCGGGtattgttcacaagtgagggaagaatggaacgggagatcgacaggcggatcggtgcggcgtctgcagtggtgcggactttgtatcggtctgttgtggtgaagaaggagctaagccgaaaggcgaagctctcaatttaccggtcgatctacgttcctaccctcacctaccgaaagaacgagatcccggatacaagcggccgaaatgagtttcctccgcagggtgtccgggctctcccttagaggtagggtgagaagctcggtcatccgggaggatctcggagtagagccgccgctcctccgcatcgagaggagccagatgaggtggctaaccggggacgacccgggacacgttggagagactacgtcacttcggctggcccgggaacgcctcgggatcccctcggaagagctggaggaagtggctggggagacggaagtctgggcgtctctgctaaagctactgcccccgtgacccgacctcggataagcgggagaaaatggatgaatttgtgTCGAAAGGAATTGTTGCCACACAACTTATTATCTGAACGCGTGAAGCTGCAACGGCTATGTGAACTTGCATTTTGGCGAATTCTGTCTGAGAGGGATGAGCTGGACGTCTTTTGTTTCCTGTAAGTTATTTATTGAAAGGAGCGTCCTGACCCTAGTAACGACATCAccgtttttctgttttttactGCCATCTACTGCATTGGAGGTGTAGTGCCGTTACTTCATCAGCCCGAGGAAGCTTTTTCTTCCAGGATTAAACACACACTAATTTATGGAAATGAGCATCTTTGTCCACAGCAACAGCATCATTGTTTTTCCGTCAAGCGCCACCTACTGCAGTGGAGGTGTAGTGTAGCTAATTAGCCAAAAGATTTGTTCCCCTGCAAATACCGGATGGAAAAGCGCCGTCTCACTGGCCTGTTTGCCGAGGTTGGGCTTGAGGAGGTTCTGCTGCTGCGgctgaggctgctgctgctgctgctgctgctggggcGACGTCTGAGCGGCGGGGCTGCCGGTGCCCTGCGGGCTCCCCGACTCCCGGACCGAGCTCTGCTGGCGAGGCAGCCCCGGCGCCGCGTTGTCCTTGACGGACAGCTGCCGGCCGCCTCCGCCGTGCTGCGGCCTCCCGGCCCCGTAGGCCGACTCGGGCGATTGGAGGAGGTTTCCGCTCTGCGGCCGCGACTTGAccggggcggcggcggcggcggcggcgctgaCCGACAGCTGGTGGGACGTCTGGGATTTGACCCgttgggcgggaggcggcggACCTCGGGGCTGGACCGTGGAGGGAGGCGTGGCGGCCAAGGACGAGTGGGAGGTGCCCGTCTGGGAGGTCAGGCCCAtcatctgctgctgctgctgctgcatgtTGTCCTGACGAAGGACAAAGCAAATGGTTTGTTAGCATCTTAGCTTCATCCCTCAAAAGCGAGACCGTCGTCATTTCGAAAGATTTGAATTTAAGTACTTCCACTTCGAATGTGGAGGTCCAATAAACACctcattattattgtatatttatattgtcATTCTCAAAGATcaaaatgtctatttttttccccaatgtatATTTTTCCCAATATTGCTATTTTGGGACATttagtatgtaaaaaaaatgttttcatcattTATATTCCTATGGAATATGTATACCTTAATTccctaaatatttatttaaaataattttcatttgtattcattttagaATTAACCTTATTATATATATTCCTGCATTCATTTGCATGTTTCCTAATTTACGTAGCGTACATTCTCCCACATAAAaagatgcatttaaaaaaaataataattgtaatgcacttgaaaatattttttcatagtcatccattttatatatatatatatatatatatatattgtgttaaTAATTTTCTAAATACAGCatgtatttcaaaatgtaaGTGTATAATTACAACCTCTTATGTATTTACTATTTTTATGAGtgaaatcatttcttttttccgtaattcatatttattttcaaacattttgtaattttcccAAATGTGTAATGTAAGATTTACTTGACTGTTTCCTGTTTTCAATCATTGATTTTAcaacgtacatatatatatatatttaaaagatacacattttaattgagtTTATAAATGAGTCTAACATGCAACATTACAGATACATCTCAATAAAGTTCAAGAAATATATTCgaatttattgagctgtacctGTATTTTGTATGAGTAAAATagattttgtcaaaatgtatacgagaaaaaaaaatggaccatATTTTCTAATGTACAGCATACTTTTGcgcaatgtattattattattctctgaATGGATCTTTCTTGGACTCTTTTTGCCTTTAAGTGACGTTTCAAACAACATTTGTCCTCGTGACGTCGCAGCGGCGACGGGAATTCGCGGTACGTCCGTAGCGCACCTGCATGTGCACGGACATCTGCCGGCGGGCGTAGTCGGCCCTGCCGTAGTCGTCGCTGTAGCTGTGCGAGTGGATGATGCTGGGCTGGCCCAGGTGGCCGTCGCGGGTCCTGAGGGTGGACAGGTCCTCGCTGCGGGAGAAGCCCCCGTGGGCGAACTGCGGCACGTAGCTGGGGTGCGAGGGCTCCGGCTCGGGGGCCAGGAGCAGGGGCGCGGGGGGCTGAGCGCGCCCGTGCTGCGGCTGCCGGTGCGGGTGCCGGGGCCCGTCCGCCGTCGCCAGGTGAAAGAGGGGATTCTGGAAGGAAAGCGGGTAGCGCATGGCGGCGgcctgctgttgctgctgctgggaCAGCGAGTCGGCGGCGCTCATCCGGCTCGGCCGCAGGCCGCCGGACACGCCGGAGCCGCCCGACAGCCTGCCGCCGGCCCGCGGCTGGCCGCCGAGGCCCGAACCCAGGCCGCCACCGCCTCCGCCGCTCAGCCCCCCGAAGCTGCCCATGCCGGCGATGGAGGCCTGGGAGGAGTTGAGCATGTCCACCGACTGCAGGTTAGACACGCTGTTCATTCGGGAATCCTGGAGGTCCATCATATAGATAGGCTTTTACTGACACTGAGccgccccgcccccgcccctcGAACTTTGACATGAGCGCGGGTGATATGGGTGAGGGTGGTGCGGGCGCGTTCACGGCCGGGCCCTGATATCGCTACGGCCTCAGAGTATTTGCCGGCAAATACCCTCCGGGATGAAAAAACAAGCAGATGTCAtgatacagtgttcccccgctatatcgcgcaATGTCGCCCGCTATTCGGCGATCGCTTTTAGAGTTTACGGGCAATTCCCGAAATTCACTAAACAATTCAGACTTATGACCGCGTCCGTGTTAGGTGAGACGGTTTTGAAATTCGGACGTGTGCGCCTTCAGTGTGGTACCGCGTCGTGCCGCAACGTGCCGGGCAGCGCCGAGCTCTACTGGAAGACGTGCAGCAaaattaacagcaagaagaagagacaAAGAAGGTCCCCGACGAGTCATCGTCGTCGTTCGTACAGAGCAGCGCGAACACCGTATATGTTAAAGGAGGACTTGTCTGAAGGTTTACCATTACAGCTacgctaatttccgttagcccatCGATCGCATTATATTTTAGCACAAAACTAGCTGACTTTCATTATTTCCTTATGAAATGATGTGGTTTGATTGATCGGTTTTGctctttaaatatacaatgtctaattctgttttgttttctgtgttcAAGCTACCGTAACATCCATGCTGATATCAATTTTGCATTAGATTTTAGCATGACCTGAGCAGGCATTTCCAATAATATGGTTAGGTAGAACATTTTGGTGTGCAAGTACACAATGTTGAATCGTCTTTCGTTTCCTGTGTCAGTTTTTCAGGAAACTTCAAACGGGAGTGACAATTGAGCAGCTTGAAGCGAGCACGCTTTGCCTCTTCTTTGGAGAACTACTTGAGTGAGCATGAGAACAAGCGCTcaggaacatttaaaaaaagtgttttgaaatcaatttaaatgtgtttgaagttCGTGAGAGGGGGAAcgtttttggtattttttgtttACGGTGTGCTACATCGCACGTGAACCTGGAACGGATCCCTCCGATTAACGGGGGCTCACTGTGGACTCGATCACGGGAGATTCCACAGAGTATGACGGCATGCTGGTCATACTCATCTCCCGGTCGATGGGATGGCGAGCGATGCCCACGCCGCTCACCTTGGCGTCGGGTTCGGTGATGTCGGAGCTACTGGTGCAGTAGGCGGGGCTGGAGCGAGCCAGCGGGGGGCGGGACACGTAGAACACGTCTTTGGACGAGGCTCGGTGGAGGAGGCGGTCGCGGTCCTGAAAGCTCATCTGGGAGCGGGACGGCATCACCCCGCCGGTGGAGGTCGGGGAAGGCAGGCGGGTGATGTCCATGGAGCTGGCCGATTTGTCCCAATCGGACAAAGAGAAGGCAACATTTGACTGAGAAAAACTATCAACGTGGGACAAAAGTTTCACAACAAACGATAACGATTtggcgagagaaaaaaaaactctatttAACCACAAATAGctacatttgacaaaaaaacaaaaaaataataataataataataataacaacagatATATATCAACatgtaagggggaaaaaaaaaaaaaatcacaaatttgaCCAAAAAGATTAAAACTATAAACATTTGCATCCATCCAGACTTGCCGACACTGGAGACTGCGAAGGGGCAGCTACCTGTTGAGGTCCCTCATCAGGAGGTTCTGGAATTCGGACGAGATGCCCCGGTGGAAGGCGGGCCGGGACAGGAGCCGCTCCGCCTGCTGGCTGGGCTGCCGCTGCAGGTGCGGGTTGCGCAGAGCCATGCTGATGTCGTTCAGCAGCCGCGGCAGAGGGCCCAGCTTGATGATGGCGTCCTGGCGGACGGGTACCCGCGTCCGACCGATCACAATGGGACAAAAAACATCAGCAAgaggtgaaaaaaatataaaagacaaACCGTTCAATATGTGacaagaaacaaacatttgacaaatgcatcaaaagatgaatatgtgacaaaaatgtttaaaaatcctGACAAACGTATCAAAATACGACCAAAAAAGATTTGACAAACTGTTACCAAAAGTAAAGATCgacatgcaacaacaacaaaaatcgaCAAATGGATCAACACATGACAgcaaaaagtaaagaaaagaaaatagtgacaaaaagatgacaaaaaatggaacattttaaaactgATCAAATGTGACCCAAAAAATGAATATGTCACCAAAAGATGAAAGACATAAAAATGTTTCCACTTGTCCGATTGTCCGTTGGTACCGGCGTGCCGGCGGCTACCTTGCTGAGCTGGGCCATGACCTCCAAGAGGAGACTGTGGAGCACAGAGAGCTCGCGGCCCAGGTCGATGTAGCCCTCGAAGCCGCCGGCGTTGCTCACGCTGTCCACGTTGGAGATCTCGAAGAGGAACTGCTGCATGGAGCCCCACTCCATCTCCACAAACTCGTTCATGAAGCACATGTACTCCTCCTTGTTGCCGAACCTCAACGGGAGCAGTCACACATGCGCACGCGCACATACATCACTGCTCTTAGTCTTGGACAGAACCACCGCAAAAATAGCCCAACGTCTATTCTGTACCGTCTCAAGAAAAGGTTTACGTTTTCTTCAAAATGTGtccgtttttcccccccccccccccaagattgTCGAGAAACTTTTGTTTAATCAACTCAGccatttcttgaacttaaatggacttttttgacaaattccaatcaggtttctgaactcatcacagtacaaaatctgctcttatcaaagtgctaaaagATATGAGGTTGAacactgactcgggaaaggtttcaattctggtcttgttggaacTCAGTGCGATTTTTGATTTGCTAGATCATAACATattgctgaacaggttggaaacgtgggtaggactaaatggaacagtcctaaaatggttcaggtcctacctggagtaaatgagttattttgtaactattgggagtgttcaatctcatcgattGGCAATGACCTAAGGGGTAGCTCAAGGGTCAGTACTTGGACACCTCCCGTTCAGCCCGTATATGCTACCCtggggtcaaattcttcagaactttaattttgactatcatagctacgcagatgacacacagttatatctagatgactacagttcaatagAGGTGTTGTGTCACCGTCTCAAACAAATGCATAACTGGATGAACCGAAACTTTCTTCacttaaaccacaacaaaaccgaGATAATTGGCAACAGAGATAACAGGATTGCTGTTAGtcaatacctggagtcactctctttaaaaaccaaagaccaagtccgaaaccttggtgttctgatagattctgacctgattttcaacagtcatatcaaatcaatttctaaaactgccttttaccatctgaagaacatatccagagtgaaggcttgcatctGTCGAGCAGACCacgagaagctcatccatgcgtttatctcaagtagacttgactattgtaatggtcttctgactggactccctgaAAAGAGCATTATACTGCTGCAGCTCATTCGGAATGCCGCAGCTCGGGTTctaaccagaacaaagaggtcagataaatattactccaattctaaagtctctacactggcttccagtctgctttagaatagattttaaagttctgctactggtctataaatcactaaacggtttagctcctgaatacatgaatgaaatgctaatggaatataaacccagtaggggtctgagattgacagactcgggtcaaatagtggagcacagagtcagaagcaaacacggtgaagcagcatttagcgattatgttgccaacagaagtgacgtcagccccaagtgggcatgttttgaagtccaggttaaaaacttctcttttctcatgcttttttgaatgctttgaatcatgtaaagcacattgtgttcaaatgtgctatataaatacatttgctttgcttccaAGTGAAAACGTTTGTCTAtgtttcagtgaaaaaaaaagacaaaaaaatgataaaaacaaactgtcaaaatgtgaatttttcccaacccccccaaaatctaaatttgacaaaaaaatatatttaacaaaaaagatCCAATTCTGATAATGTAGCATTTttcttgcaaaaaacaaaaacaaaaccagaaATGTAAAgccatgtaatgtaatgtaataaggCAAATTTGACCCTCCAAAAAGCCTACAAAAAAACTATCAAAATCTGGAAGGTACAACAAAAGGTGACAAAAGAAACTAgcaaatttgacaaaaaaatgtgaccaGAAAATATTTGACAATAATATCAAAATCTGGCAGCAAAATGTGACCAGAAAATATCCAAAAGGGGCCGTGTTTGgccagagcacaaaaacagttctTCAGTGAATAACACAAGACGTAAGTCCGCCAAAATAAAACCTAAATGCGTGTGAAGTGGCGAATGCCGAAGCAGGAAGAAAGCGCGGGGCTTTCACCTACTTGGAGAAGTTGGCGAGGTTCTGCACCACTTTGGCGATGAGCGTGAGCGTGCGCGACGTCTGCTCGTCGGGGTATTCCTGCGTCAGGTTGAAGAGCGACGGCGACATGATGGCGGGACACAGGAAGCGCAGGAAGAGCGAGCCGCTGATCAGCCGGTCGGCGATGTCCTCGCGCCCGCGCTCGGCGCAGCGCACTCGCCACGAGGCGAACACCTCCTTCAGCTCGCGCGGGAACACGCTGCTGGGACACGGGAGGCGTTCACGGCTACGCACAAAAGCTTTGCTCATGTTGTCTTCGAGCCATttagcaaaacccaaaaacattaGGTCCAGGGGTGGCgaaaccccccacccccgatgGTGAGGACTGGTTATCGGGCCCCCGAAGTACGGTGCCAATGTTCCTTTTCCATTAATCCATCAGTTTAGTTAAATAACAGGGAAATGGTGCGTCTAGCATCGAGGGACAGATTCGAAAGTTCAACCGCATCAGTCAACTCAACGCtaggctacaaaaaaaaacaaatgggcaAACGGGGGTCAAATTGTGAGAAATAATCTTAAATGTGACCCCAAAACGATGGatatgtgacaaaaaaataaataaaacttgacAAACGGATCCGaatgtgacaaaacaaaaaaatgtgacagaaaatgatcaatgtgacaaaaaacaaacgttTGACAAATAGAttccaaatttgaaaaaaaaatttttttttttttttttttttaattagacaaAATGGagacaaatgtgaaaaataaaaataaaaacgaccCTGTAATTTTTCTTGTGACGTCATCACCAATCGTAGAATGTCCCGTTTACGTCACGCCATTGGTGAGTTCGCCAGTAGCGCCGTGCTTGGCCCCCCTGTGAATCGATTTCGACGCAGCAAGCAAAATGTTTTGACCCCGTAGTTGTGTGTTCAAATTTCCCCCCCATTGGTGAAATGGAATTTGGATGGTTCGAATGTAGcaccaaacatgcatggtttgaATGGACCGAGCAAGTTGTTTTCTGACTGGACTTGTCTGGCAAAAGGTTTGTCCGGCCCTCGGCTCCAGTCTGGCGACCACACTAGAAACGGTCTCGAACCGCCACTGAGTTACTCACCAATGGGAAGTGACGATCTTGCAGAGGGCCAGCTCGCAGCACATTCTCAGGTTGGCCTGGTGGTCGGGCAGCACGGAGGGAGGCGTTCGCATGGGGTCCACCTCGCAGTTTTCCTCCGACTCGTACAAGGCGCGTATGAACTCCCCTGGAGGAACGGCAGGCGATCGTCACCAACGaactcaaaacatttcctcAAAAAGTGGCtccaggcctttattgactcCATTTCTaggcatctatttgagggaggagttcagttttcatttatttttatcatcattGGCCTTATGTTTAAATTAATAGTGCTGGTCGTACCATTTGCCAATTTGAAAGAAGGCATCTAATGGTGGGAGGTGTTTGGTCGGAAAAAATGTTAGCTGATGATTGGttgatgttttgtttctcaCCTAAAAATAAAAGGGAGGAGTTTATTTACTTAGTCGCCAGCTGTACCAAGTGTCTATTTGAAAGAAGGCTCCCTCTAATAGAGGGAGGTGTTTAGTAGTACAAGTATCCATGTGGAGCTTGACACACTGATGTTGCTTAGTTGGTTAATTAgccgtgctaatgctaattgtcaatttttacaaataaaagggGAGAGGCGCTTATTTTTTTCCACGTGGCAGCCGGCGACTGATTAAGACGTCTCTTTGAGGAAATATGCTAATTCACTCAAATGTCGGTTGAatgtgtttgtatacaaatgaaCGAATGTAAACAAAAGAGCACCTCACTCTCTTTCTGTTCCTTGCGCCTCCTTTCGCCTTCCTATCAAACATCTGCCACTTGTGCTGAGGCGTGATAATCGCCTAATTCAATTTGCGGTCAACCCCCCCGAGGgagaaatgtgtaaaaatagcTTTTGACTGTGCTGGAAAATCAAACACAAGTCGCCACAAGTCGCCTCTCTGTCAGACCCTCCTAGAAAATGCCTCCTCCAAATAAAAGTTTTGACTATTTTGAAACAGAAGTTGACATCACAAGTCACACAATCAAATCACGCAAATCCACGAGACTAAGATGCTAAGCTAACATAGCATACGGCTCGCAGAGCAAAAATGCCGAGCTGGCGATGGAGACGGAGGCGAAACGGGAGCAGAGAGCTAGTCGCGTACcatagctaatgttagcattttagttAACAGCAGCATACAGACGATACAAAGACATCGTTAACCTTGGAGCACACAAAAGGTTTGCTGGgtttttaacacaaaaatagCTGTGGATGGCCTACTTGCTCCATCCAGAGcctgttatttattttgctaaGTTTAGATTTTTGGAAAGGGAACAAAACAACCTTGGGAAGAGGTGTGCTTACtgatttttgagacaaagatgacTATGCGGAGTGCCGCATAGCTTGAAAAGGTGACATTTGAAGATGCACAAGTAGCAGGGAATGTACCAACCGATGGCATCCTTGAGGTACTTGTGTCCGATGAGCTTGAGGTACTCTTCGATGGCTTTGGTGGCCAGAGTGTTCTCTCTGAAGATAAGGTGCTCCCGGTCTATGAATCGGTCCACCTCGCACATGGCCATGTCCGACAGGAAG
The genomic region above belongs to Phyllopteryx taeniolatus isolate TA_2022b chromosome 6, UOR_Ptae_1.2, whole genome shotgun sequence and contains:
- the syngap1b gene encoding synaptic Ras GTPase activating protein 1b isoform X10 codes for the protein MILLGLSAFEGKLGRALPPGLRRVCRIAVFDARCAAPPSYHQHHRHLLHLHHHQQRSQQVLAFHGAPPAYERPPYGRPSYEHPSDERPPPDRWNARLRVSPGKPSHMLDQEEVHPLLMRERRSESHRNKLLRRTVSVPVEGRHHPEMDHRPRRKSIATGKQPSMDVPPTAPLQPFRQSSFLSRRLKGSIKRAKSQPKLDRTSSFRHMILPRFRSADQDRTRLMQSFKESHSHESLLSPSSAAEALDLTLDEDAVIKPVHSSILGQEYCFEVTTASGTKCFACRSAAERDKWIENLQRAVKPNKDNSRRVDNVLKLWIIEARELPAKKRYYCELCLDDMLYARTTSKPRTDTVFWGEHFEFNNLPAVRNLRLHLYKETDKKRRKEKSTYLGLVSIPISSITGRQFVEQWYPVIQPSVLTKGTGVGGGGKIINASLRLKSRFQTMNILPMELYKEFAEYITNNYRTLCAVLEPVLSVKSKEEVACALVHILQSTGKAKDFLSDMAMCEVDRFIDREHLIFRENTLATKAIEEYLKLIGHKYLKDAIGEFIRALYESEENCEVDPMRTPPSVLPDHQANLRMCCELALCKIVTSHCVFPRELKEVFASWRVRCAERGREDIADRLISGSLFLRFLCPAIMSPSLFNLTQEYPDEQTSRTLTLIAKVVQNLANFSKFGNKEEYMCFMNEFVEMEWGSMQQFLFEISNVDSVSNAGGFEGYIDLGRELSVLHSLLLEVMAQLSKDAIIKLGPLPRLLNDISMALRNPHLQRQPSQQAERLLSRPAFHRGISSEFQNLLMRDLNSSMDITRLPSPTSTGGVMPSRSQMSFQDRDRLLHRASSKDVFYVSRPPLARSSPAYCTSSSDITEPDAKDSRMNSVSNLQSVDMLNSSQASIAGMGSFGGLSGGGGGGLGSGLGGQPRAGGRLSGGSGVSGGLRPSRMSAADSLSQQQQQQAAAMRYPLSFQNPLFHLATADGPRHPHRQPQHGRAQPPAPLLLAPEPEPSHPSYVPQFAHGGFSRSEDLSTLRTRDGHLGQPSIIHSHSYSDDYGRADYARRQMSVHMQDNMQQQQQQMMGLTSQTGTSHSSLAATPPSTVQPRGPPPPAQRVKSQTSHQLSVSAAAAAAAPVKSRPQSGNLLQSPESAYGAGRPQHGGGGRQLSVKDNAAPGLPRQQSSVRESGSPQGTGSPAAQTSPQQQQQQQQPQPQQQNLLKPNLGKQGSQAPSSLNPPTPANERTVAWVSNMPHLSADIESSRIDREDFKLKEYSKSMDESRMDRVREYEEEINCLKERLVMSHKKLEEYERRMLTQEQQTNKILLQYQNRLEDSERRLRQQQLEKDSQIKGIINRLMAVEDEIRGGHVIEPKTTRIFPDQGRRQSILVQPRLAPVPPRVSSHSQSFVEDSAEANWLMRQQRHAAGWHGQMSRALSRDAIG